A segment of the Mangrovimonas sp. YM274 genome:
GCTGATTAACACTGGATGGAGCGGTGGCCCTTACGGTGTTGGTTCCAGAATTAAACTAAAATATACACGTGCTATGATTTCCGCCATTTTAAAAGGTGAATTGGAAAACGTACCACTTAAATCGCACCCAATCTTTGGATTGTTCATGCCGGAATACTGCCCTGGCGTACCAACCGAAATTTTAGATCCAATTAATACCTGGTTGCAAAAAGGCGTGTATATCAGTAAATCTATTCAATTGGCGCATTCCTTCCATATTAACTTCGATAAGTTTGCCAACCAAGCTTCCGAAGAAATTATTCAAGGAGGACCACTAATTGACACTCATCACACTTTAGGTGATACTTTTTAAGTTTATTTGATTGTTTAACTTGAAAAAGGTTGTCTGTAACGGACAACCTTTTTTATTTGTTTAATTTTTAATTTCTACAGCAAGTCGTTTAAGGCCATTTCCAATTTAGGGTACTTAAAAGAAAAGCCTATGGCCTCCACTTTTTTACTGCTCACCAATTGACTTTCATAGAGCAGCAGGTGCATATCTCCCACTACCAACTTCATAAAACCCTTTGGGATATTGGGCATAATTAAAGGCTTACCCAATTCTTTCGCTATTATATGTAGCATCTCCTTATTGGTAACAGGATTTGGAGCCACTCCATTAAAAATACCAGAAGTTTCATTAGTCAAAACATATAAAAACAATCTAGCCAAATCCTCCACATGAATCCAAGATTGCCATTGACTACCATCGCCAAAAGTAGCTCCAAGCCCATAGCGAACAGGCTGAACTAATTTAGGTAAGGCACCTTCCTTATCATCCAAAACCAATCCAATTCTAATTTTAGAGACCTCTATTCCTAATTCTATAAAAGTATCGGCTGCTGCCTCCCATTGCTCGGTAACCGTTCCCAAAAAGGAGGTGGATACTTCCTTAACGCTTTCTTCATAATACCGTGTAAGGGAATCAGGGTAAATTCCAATAGCACTGGCACTAACAAGCTTTTTGATTGAAAAACCATGCTTAGAAATACACTTTTTCAATAAATTCAATGAAGATATTCGGCTCTGCAAAATGATCTCTTTATAACTTTTAGTCCATCGTTTGGAAATGGAGGCGCCAGCCAAATTAATAATGGCCTCGACACCTTCAAAACAAGCCGCATCAATTTCTCCCTTTTCTGGGTCCCAATAAAATCCTTTGTATTTGGGTTGAGTTTCGAGCTTATTCTTGGAAGTAGTCAAATAATGCACAACAATGTCTTTTTTTACACATTGTGCCACAATTGCTTTTCCAATAAGACCCGTAGCGCCTGTAATTAAGATTGTCATAAAACCTTTTTTATAAAGTTAGGAAAAGCCATCGGGATACGACTTCCTTTTAATTAAGGTTTAACAAAATTTTCTTACAAACAACACGTTTGCAGGCTCGCAAGAATTAAAATAGTTGGGTTAATCCACCTTAAACAGCCTTATAGGCTCGTAGCATTTCTCTTTTCCCTGGTGGTCCAGGAAGTTTATCCACCTTAAAACCTACTGCTAACATGGCACGACGAACACTTCCTTTGGCAGAATAGGTAACCAATACTCCATTTGGCCTTAGAGCCTCAAACATTATTCTAAAGATATCTTCTGTCCATAGCTCCGGTTGTACTCTAGCACCAAAAGCATCAAAATAGATTAAATCAAAATGATTGATTTCAGAAATCTCTTTAAAATCCTTTTGTTGCTTTTGAAGAATGAAATTAGGTGTAATTTCATGTTCACTTTCCCAAGCTGTGTCATGCAGCGCCTTAAACTTAGACTGATAAGCTTCTTTAGATAGTTGCTCCGTATAATTCAACAGTTGCAGCTCTTCCTCTTTTACAGGAAAGGCTTCAACCCCTACATAGTTAATTGCGCGATTAAGTTTTTCAGCCTCAATCATGGTTAAAAAAGCATTCAGCCCAGTTCCAAATCCTATTTCCAAAATACAAATTGGTCCAGACGCAGAACTTGAAAACCTCTCATTGGTGTATTGAAGTCCGTGTTTTATAAATACATGTTGTGCCTCTTGTATGGCTCCATGCTTGGAATGGTACTGCTCATCCCAATCTTCAATTTGGATGGTCTTGGAACCATCTCCCGTAGTAATGATTTTTCGTTTCACTAATTATTTAATCAACAATTTTTGAATTCTTGGAATTGGCCCTGTGCACCCCATATTATGACAGGAAATACAAAGATTGACAGCTGTGTTAAAACGAGTTTCTAAAGACTGTGTTGCTGTAGAATCAAAAAGGCGCTGCTCGGCTTCAATAAATGCTTTAGACACGGCTTCAAAGGCTTCTGTGCGATCTTTAAAATCTGACAGTTCTGCAGTATGAATCTTTAAAAATTGTTCAGGAAATTCTGTTGGTACGGTTCCCGACAAAATATCACTTTTAAGTTCAGCCTTATAATTGTACATCTCATTCATAAGGTTGGCCATTTCTGAAGGCACGTACATATCATACTTGATGGGTACCTCCTTTTCCACAATAGCTTCCTGCTTGGTTTCTTGACCACAGCTACATAAAAAAGCAAATCCAATAAGGATTATAAAGCGCATCATACTACTCATCTTTTAGAAGTACGCCATCTGCTAAAAATGCATACGTACGCTCTGGGTCGGTAATTTTAGCTATCTCTTCTTCACTTTCTCCTGCATCTTGGGCATAATGACGTAATTCTGCCACAGACGTCTCCGATACATAAGCCATACCATTTATAATTACTTCCTGTCCCGCTATATTTTTAGGAACAAAAAAACCATAATCTTTAAATTTTACCATAACCTGCTTTTCATCTCCCAAATCCAATTTCATCCAACATCCTTTTGCTTGGCATACCTCATCAACTTTAGCGATAACTTTAGTAGCCAAACTATCACCTGCTTTTAAGGATTCATATTGGCTTGCAAGAGCAGAAGCTGCTAAAGCGTTGTTTGCTTCTAATGGAGCTCCAAAAGACACATAAGCTACTTCTTTTTGATTTTCTTGTTTTGCCAATTCCTTGGACTCGTTTTTACAGGATACCAATAATAGTGCGATGGTAAATAAGGACAGAAATGTTTTCATTTGTATAATTATTTATGAATCTGGCTACTAAGATACTTCTTTTATTACAGAATTTAATGATTTCAAATCTCTATAAATTTCATAATTTTGTAAGCATACCAAAAACACAACTATGCAGAATACAACAGACATTCAAGATATCGAAATCACGAAATGTGAAAACAGCAAAATAAACGAAATCGACTTTGACAATTTGGCCTTTGGAAGTGTCTTTTCAGACCATATGTTGGTTTGTGATTATAGTAATGGCGTTTGGGAAACTCCTAAAATTGTTCCTTACCAGAATATTAGCTTGGCACCTTCAGCAAAAATATTGCATTACGGACAATCCGTTTTTGAAGGCATGAAAGCTTATAAGGACACCAACAACGAGACATTCTTGTTTCGTCCTTTAGACAATTGTAAACGTCTTAACATCTCTGCCAAACGATTGGCTATTCCTGAAGTTCCAGAAAATTACTTTATGGAAGGACTCAAAACTTTATTAAAGGTAGACGACCAATGGATCCCAAGTGCAGAACAAGGTTCTCTGTATATTCGTCCATTTATTTTTGCTTCGGGAGAAGGCTTCCACGCTTCGCCTGCAAACAATTACAAATTCATTATTGCAACGGCACCTTCTGGCCCATATTTTTCAGGAAAAGTAAGTGTTTTGATTGAGCAAACCTATTCGCGCTCTGCCAATGGCGGAGTTGGATATGCCAAGGCTGGAGGTAATTATGCTGGGCAATTCTACCCTACACAACTAGCCATTGAAAAAGGCTACAACCAAGTGATCTGGACAGATGATAGCACTCACGAATATATCGAAGAAGCTGGTGCCATGAACATCTTTATCAGAATAAAAGACACCTTGATTACAGCCCCAACCAGTGATCGTATTTTAGATGGTATCACTAGAAAAAGTATCATTGAAATTGCAAAAGCCGAAGGCTTTAATGTAGAAGTACGTCCACTTTCGGTGCATGAAGTTGTTGAAGCGGCTCAAAAAGGTGATTTAATGGAAATGTTCGGTTCTGGTACAGCAGCCGTAATTTCTCCTATTGCATCTTTTGGATATAAAGATAACGACTATGACCTGCCTCAATTAGAAAACAGCTATGCCTCTATATTGAAAAAACGAATCACAGATATTCAATACAACAGAACTGAAGATCCATTTGGATGGCGCGTAAAAATTTAATCGTATAAAGAAAAAAGAGAAGCAAATAGCTTCTCTTTTTTTATCCCTCAAGAATAGTTTTAATGTCGGGTTTAAAATAATTGGGACCTTTCAACACTTTTCCATCCTCTCTGTAAATGGGTTCTCCATCCTCTCCTAATTTACTCATGTTACTGCGTTGGATTTCATCAAACACAGCTTCTATTTTATGTTGTAAACCATGTTCAATGATGGTCCCGCATAAAATATAGAGCATATCTCCCAAGGCATCGGCAACCTCAACCAAATCACCATTATTGGCTGCCTCCAGATACTCTTCGTTTTCTTCCCGCATCAATTTGTATCGCAACAAGTTTTTGTCTTGTCCCAGATCAGCTTTAGGGGTTTCTCTATGTCCAATTTTGAATGCCGTATGAAAGGCTTTTACAGCCTCAATCTTTTTCTTCATTGCAGTAATCCTATTTTTTATTGCAGTTTTTTGAATTGTTTATTAACTGTTTGTGTATTTTTGCTTAAAAATAGCCATATGTTTACAAAAGGTCAATGGATTTTTGGGATTTTATTTGCCATTGCATTTATTGCCATTATTACTTATACCTACCGAAAGGATTTAAAACTTCACCGTAAGTACTACAAAGGGACGGTTTGGATTCTTATTGGCTTTATTGCCTTCATTTTATTTATTGCTGCCATCAAGTTTGTATTTATGTAGTAAAAAACTTAGTTTTAGTTTTTTATTAACGTTACCTATAGTATTATCATCGAACAAAATATCCCTTGTATCGGGGATGGTTTTATGTTTGGTTATAATGTTAATTCGCAACATTATTTTCTATTAACTTAACAAATTATTTTATGGCTATTTCTCAAAATTTCATTCCATTGAGCGACATCAAACGCTATGGAATTGCTCCAACCAACTACTTTGATGGTTCTTCAAAAAAACTTTACCTGCAAATCCCTGCGACAGATAGAGGTCTAACGGCTTCTGAAAGCGATATTTCAAGCCCTAGCCTTTGTGCAATTGCCATTGAAATATCTGGAGCTCCAGCAACACCTGCCTCACCTATCGTTGGCGTTATTGACGTAACTATTGATTTAAACACAGTTTCCGGATTCCCTACAGGCAATCTACGTGACGATTTAATTGTATACGTTTTTCTAGATTCAAATGCTACTTCAGCATTGTCCACCTTAAAGAACCTTGTTTCCTCTTTTGGGAACACCTACCCTTCTCCATTACCAATGCCTAATGCAGGTGTTAAGGAAATAGATGGAGATATCATTATTAATAAAGCTTAATGAACATTTTTTATAGATCCCAAATTTTATTCTTTTTGCTCCTGACCACCATAAGTTTTGGGCAGGAGCAAAATTTATTCCAGACCCTAGATTCCTTAAAGCGAGTAGAGAATTATAGGGCGATTATCCAATACCGTCATACCATTGATAATATTCCTAAGACTAAAGTTTCTAAAGGTAACTATCAATTAGCCCTAGCGGAAGCCTATAACAACTTCAACCAGGCAGATTCTGCTTTTTTGTATTATAAAAAGGCTTTAAAATCGTTTACTCTTCACCGCAAGCAAGAAAAAATTGCCAAAACCAATTATGAAATCTACGCCCTATTAGATTCTCAAAAAAATTTAAAATCTGATAAAGAAATTTATCTAAACAATCTTATAACCTATGCCCAAGAACAAAATTCAACAAAATGGCTAGGGACAATTGCCAATCAAAAGGCCATTGCATTTCATTACGCTCATGAATTAGATTCTGCAAAATATTTTTATAACAAGGCACTTATCCATTTTAAAAAAATGGATAGCACTCAAATACAAATCGGGATTTTATCCAATTTAGGGTCTATTAGTAGCAAAATATATAAAAATCAAGATTCTGCCATATTTTACACCCAATCCGCCTTAAAACTTTTTGATCAAGACACCTCAAAAAGCAAAAATTTAAATTACAGATTCGCATTTTACAACAATTTGGGAAATTACTATCGTCGAGCAAAAAACTACCCAAAAGCTCTAGAGTATTACACAAAGGCAGAAAACATGGACTTATCCAAACAAGCCCACTCAAACTATCTAACGCTCTATCAAAATCTGGATTCAACTTATATTGAATTGAACGACTTTAAAAATGCCCATAAATACTTTTCCAAATCCGACTCCATTCAGCAAGTCATCAACCTAAAAGACCAAAATGCCTCAATTACCGAAGTAGAAGCACGCTACGAAAACGAAAAGCTAAGAGCCGACAACCTTGAAGCTGAAGCAGCCAGGAAAAGAAACCGAAACTTCTTAATTTTAACTATTGTTCTTTTAGTATCAGGAACTGTGGTAGCTGTATTGTTTCAAAAAAACACACGTAGAAAACAAAAACTAGCCGAAAACGAGAAAGAACTCCAAACGCAAAAACTGGCTACAGTTTTAAAGGAACAAGAATTGAGGGCTATAGACGCCATGATTGAAGGTCAGGAAAAGGAACGCTTACGCATTGCCAATGACCTACATGATGATTTAGGTGGGCTTATGGCCAATGTAAAATTACACTTCAACAGTTTAAACGGTCACCAAAACCAAGAACTTTTCGAACGGACCAACACCCTTATTGATGAAGCCTATAACAAGGTACGCTCTATTGCCCATGCGAAGAATTCTGGTGTAATTGCGAAACAGGGATTATTAAAAGCGGTACAACAAATGGCAGATAAAATATCCTATGCCAATAAAATATGTATTGAAGTCATCGACTATGGTTTAGAAAATAGACTAGAAAATAGTTTAGAGCTTACCATTTTTAGAATTATTCAGGAATTGACAACCAATGTTATCAAACATGCCGAAGCAAATGAAATCACTATCCATTTAACCAACCACGACGATAGCCTGAATATCATGGTTGAAGATAACGGCAAAGGTTTCAACCCCAACAAAATCACCTTAAAAAGTGACGGAATGGGACTTGGTAGTATTGATAAACGTGTAGACCACCTCCATGGATCCATGGCCATAGAATCTGAACCCCAAAAAGGCACCACCATAATTATTGATATTCCCCTATGATACGATTAGCAATTGCAGAAGATCACCAATCTCTAATAGACGGTATTCAATTACTGTTGGAATTTGAAAAAGACATTGTAGTTGTTGGCACTGCCAATGACGGTGAAAAGCTATTGGATATTGTCAATAGTAAAAGTCCCAATGTTGTTTTAACAGACATCCGAATGCCCATAATGGATGGTATTGAAGCTACCAAACAAATTAAAAACCAGTTTCCAAATACTAATGTCTTGGCTTTTTCAATGTTTGATCAAACTGAGGCTATTTCTCAAATGCTTGAAGCCGGAGCCTCAGGTTACATTTTGAAAAACTCTCCACTAACAGAAGTCTTAACCGCCATCAGGTCCATAGCTGAGGGTAACACTTACTTTGATGCCAACATTAACACCAATGCGCTAAGCTCGGAGCAGACACCTACAAAAAAAGGTATTCTTACTAAACGACAAATAGAAATTCTAGAGCTCGTGGCTCAAGGCAAAACCTCAAGAGAAATTGCAGAAGCGCTTTTTATAGGCGTCCGCACAGTGGAAACCCACCGAAAAAACATGATTAAAATTCTTGGACTTCAAGGTAAGGGTGAATTAATGCGTTACGCCCTTGAAAAAAAATATCGTTTTTAAAAATATCCCCATTAATACGTATGGTTTCGTATAGGCTGGTTTGCTAGTTTTACCTCGCTATTTAGAACAATGCCTTCGGGTCAATCTAAACTTGCTCAAAATATATTTGAGCACTTTAGTTGAAACATCGTTTAGATTGAAGGGAATATTTTATGATTTCAACTACTAAAAAATCCCCTTTTTTGGGGATTTTTTAACAATAAAAGCCTTAGTATCTTTATACTATTCTTATATGCTTAATGCTACAAGATCTTTGATACAACCAACCAGAAGCTAAATACCCCTTCTCCATTAACCTAAATTATGGAAGCAGTATAATTTTTATACATTCAATTGTTTTTAGCTAATGAAATCCCCGTTATCGGGGATTTTTTTTATCCCACAACCCTTACAATATAGCTTTCAATAAAATTAAATTTCTTCAAAATTGATTACCTTTGATAGAACATCAATGCTATCTAAATGAAATTTTTTAAATACTTTCTCTTTCTGTGTTTGATTGCTTGTATTGCTTTAGCTATCTATATTGCAGTACAACCAAATTCATTCAAAGTAAGTCGTGAGCATGTCATGGAAACTCCTGCTTCAGTTGCATACAATAATGTTGTTGATTTCCAAAACTGGGAAGCTTGGTCGCCATGGATAGAAAAAGATCCCAATACCTCCATTACTTTGGGAGAAAACACCTTAGGAGTTGGAGGGAATTACTCCTGGACTGACTCTCAAGGTAAAGGATCCATGAAAACCAAAGAGGTTATTGAAAACAATGAAATTGACCAAGAAATACAATTTGACAATTACCAACCCTCCAATTTAAATTGGAAATTTGAAGCATTAGAACCCGCAAAAACAAAAGTTACTTGGACCATGACCGCTGAGAAACTTCCCTTTATGTTTAAAGCCTATGCTTTAGCCAATGGAGGCTTTGACGCTATGATAGGACCAGATTTTGAAAGAGGCCTGGTTAAATTGGATAGTGTGCTTCAAGAATCCATGAAAGTTTATAATATTAAAGTGAATGGCGTAACCCAACACAGTGGCGGTTTCTATTTGTACAATACTACTTCATGCAAAATTTCAGAAATGGAGAATAAAATGCAGGAAATGCTTCCCAAAGTTTTGGAATATGCCAAATCCAATAACATTGCTTTAGCCGGCGCTCCATATATTAATTATCTTAAATGGGATGAAGCTAACAATGCAACTATCTTTTCCTGTTGCGTTCCTACTACTGCTCAAGTCATTACTGCTGATGACAGTGATATACTTACTGGATATATGGATGCCTTTAGAGCTGTGGAAACGACTCTTACAGGTGATTACAACAACCTAAAAGAAGCTTGGGACATTGCCATGAAATATGTGCCAGAGCATGGGTATGAATTTAAAGAGAATGGACCAATGCTGGAAACCTACCTTACAGACCCGATCCAAACACCAAATCCTGCAGATTGGATCACTAAAATATACATTGCTATTAAAGATGATAATAGTACCACACCCCAAGAAACAACCAGCCTTTAATATACATGAAGCATTTATTACTCGTATTTCTTGGTGGAGGCTTTGGAAGTGTACTTAGATTTGGAATAGGCAAACTTTGGAACAGCCACGAAACCGGTATCCCCTATGGCACTTTTGCCGCCAATATATTGGGCAGTTTACTTATTGGCATTATTTTAGGATTGGCTGCAAAAAATGATACCCTTACAGAAAGCCAAACCCTGTTTTTGGCAACTGGCTTTTGTGGTGGATTTACCACTTTTTCAACCTTTGCCTATGAGAACCATGTATTTTTAAGGACTGGTGATTTTACAAGCTTTGCCTTTTACACCATTGCCAGTTTTATCATAGGCTTTCTAGCAGTGTTTTTGGGCATATTCTTGGTGAAATAGTTTCCGTGATTATTTCTTTTTATAAGCCTTTACCCCTGCCCTAATCTCTGTATCAAGATAATTGTACCGTGGCACAATAGGACAAGAATATTTTTCATTATAGGCGCAATAAGGGTTATATGCCGTATTAAAATCTATTGTTAAATGATCTCCTTCCGGAATTCTTAAATCGATATAGCGACCTCCCCCATAACTTTCGGTTCCATTGGTAGCATCCAAAAAAGGTAAAAACAAATAGTCTTGATACTCCTCTTGTGCCATCAATTCTTCTCCTTGATACACCTTGAGTTCGTAGAACTCTCCTTTTAACTGAAACTTTAATACTCCATAAACGCGCTCTTTTGATTCGCGATCTGTAGTTGTTTTCATTAAAAACCATGGTGAATCTGGGGTCCGTTGTAATGTTGCTGTTACCACATAAGAAGAGTCCACTTCAAAAAACGACAGGCCCTTGAACCCCTTTCGATCTTTATCTGTCAATGGAGACTTTGTAGCATCCCTAAATTCAGCATTCAACCTTTTCTGAAAGGCTGTTTTCCCCAATATGGGTTGCTTGTCTTGAGCACATCCCAGAGCAAAAGCCCCTAAAATCAAAAAAATTAAGAATCTCATATACATTTTTTTCGCCATCAAAAATACAACTTAAACTTATTTTACATAGATTTGACTTTCAAACTTTTAGCAAACTCATGATTTCAGTCATCACAAAAAATAAGCAAACCTATACAGCTTCTTACAGAAGCCGGACGCTTAAATGATTGTGTTGATTACATCTTAACAATATATCTGTAAAACGTCCGGCTTATGTCGGACATTTTTTTTCATTTTACATCAATCAAACATGAAACAAATTTTTAACAGTTATATCGATACTTTCAAGGGACTCTCTACAGAAGTTTGGTGGTTGGCCCTAATTACGCTTATTAACAGAGCAGGAACCATGGTAGTACCTTTTCTATCGCTCTACCTCACTAAAAGCCTAAACTTTTCATTAAGTGATGTGGCATGGATCATGTCTGCCTTTGGAGCGGGTTCTGTTTTAGGCTCTTGGCTAGGAGGCAAATTGACCGACAAAATTGGTTATTACAAAGTTATGGTGATTAGCCTTATAGCCTCAGGCTTCCTTTTTATAGGGTTGCAATTTATCAACACTTATACAGGGATGATCTTTGGCGTTGGATTATTAATGGCAGTTGCAGACATGTTTCGTCCCGCCATGTTTGTTGCCCTTAGCGCTTATAGCAAACCCGAAAACAAAACTAGATCGGTAACCTTGATACGTTTGGCCATTAACTTAGGGTTTTCAGCTGGTCCAGCTATTGGTGGTATAATTATTCTCTCTTTAGGGTATGCTGGCCTTTTTTGGGTAGATGGCATTACCTGCATATTAGCAGGTATTTTGCTACTCAATGTACTAAATCCCAAAACAGCCAAAGTTCATGACGAGATTACCGTTCCCAACCCTAAATCGGCCTATAAAGATGGGGCCTACATCATATTTTTAATCGCTATGGTATTGTTCAGCATTGTATTTTTACAATACTTTTCCACCATGCCGTTATACTATGAGAAAGAACGATTACTTTCAGAATTTGAAATCGGTCTACTCATGGGAATGAATGGCTTATTAATTGCCATATTTGAGATGCCTCTAATAAAATGGCTTGAAGGGTTAAAATATACCAAAACAGGACTCATTATTTATGGAGCCTTGCTAACAGCCCTAAGTTTTTTGGTGCTCAATCTTAGCTCATGGTCAGGAATCTTAATCGTTGGAATGCTCTTAATGACAGTAGGTGAAATGATAGCTTTTCCCTTCTCCAATGCCTTTGCCCTAAAAAGGGCAACACGAGGCAACCAAGGAGAATATATGGCTCTGTACAGCATGGCTTTTGCCATTGCACATATTTTTGGCCATAATACCGGAATGCAGCTCATTAAACTAGTTGGTTTTAAAAGCACATGGTATATTATCATAGCAATCATGCTAATTTGTGTGCTACTATTAGTATTTTTAAAGCGTAAAATGGCTTATCGAAACATAAGCCAATAACTTAAATATTTAGGATTTTGAATATCGAGAAAGACATCATCATAATAGGCGCCGGTCCCATTGGAATTGCCTGCGCCCTTGAATGCAAACAAAGAGGGTTTGATTATGTGATTTTAGAAAAAGGAGCTCTTACTAATTCACTTTTTAACTATCCTTTAAATATGACCTTTTTCTCTACTTCTGAAAGATTAGAGATCAATGATGTCCCTTTTATAAGTAACAGTCCAAAACCTAACAGAGATGAGGCTTTGGAATACTACAGACGTGTGGCAACCTCCAATCAACTAAACATTAATTTATACGAAGAGGTTTTGGGTATTCTGGAGCACAAAGGACAGTTTGTAGTAACTTCCGAAAAACAAAACTACCGTGCCAAAAAAGTGATTATCGCGACAGGGTTCTATGACATCCCTAAATTGTTGAATGTTCCTGGAGAACAACTCCCAAAAGTATCCCATTATTATAAAGAGGCGCATCCATACAGCATGCAGAAAGTAATTGTAGTGGGAGCCAGTAACTCCTCAGTAGATGCCGCTTTGGAAATTTGGAGAAAGGGAGGAGAAGTAACCATGGTGATTAGAGGCAATGACATAGGAGAGCGTGTAAAATACTGGGTACGCCCCGATATTCTAAACCGAATTGAAGAAGGCAGCATAAAAGCCTATTTTAATTCTGAAATACAAGAAATAAAAGAAGAGGAAGTCTCCATAAATACTCCTAAAGGTATCATTACCCTCCCAAATAATTACGTAGTTGCCCTTACCGGTTACCAACCCAATTTCAAACTCCTTGAAGGGGCCAATATTACTTTTGGTGAGGATGAAAGACATATTCCTACCTATAATGCTGAAACCATGGAAACCAATGTCCCTGGATTGTATCTAGCTGGTGTAATTTGTGGTGGTATGGAAACCCATAAATGGTTTATAGAAAATTCACGTATCCATGCCAAACAAATCGCTGAACACATTTCACAAACCCTTTAATAACTATTTAATAGGCTTGATATAACCATTTTTAACTACAACGGACAACACAATCTGCGTTTTACTTTCACCGTAAACTATTAATTGGTCAATAAAAGCTTCCAAGTGTTTTTGGTTTTTAAGAATAACCACCATTACAATATTCTCATTGCCCGTAATCCGGTAACAATTAATTACCTCATCATAGGTTTTAACCTTTTCCAAGAAAGGTTTAAGCTTCCCCATAAATGCACGTAAGGTAATAATGGCTTTTAGTTGGTACCCTGCCTCAAAATAGGAAACCGTGGTATGGTAATCTTCAATAATCCCCGAATCTTCCATTTTTTTGATACGCTCGGAAACTGCTGGTGAACTAATGCCAACTTGCCTCCCAATTTCAGCATTGGATTGCCGTGCATTTTGCTGCAAACATTTCAATATTTTCCAATTCAAAGTATCAATACTCATTTTTAAAGTTTTTTCAATAAAAAAAATAATTTTTAAACCAAATATACATTTTTACTTTAATTATTAAAGCTGAATCTGAAATCTTGTCCTTAATTTTGATATAAATTGCTATTACACTATGTTACCTCATTTGCCACACCATTTTTCAGAACTCCCTGTGTATCAAAAAGCTATAGATATCATTATTTTATCTAGAAGCATTTCGTCATACTTAAATCAGGATC
Coding sequences within it:
- a CDS encoding TIGR01777 family oxidoreductase gives rise to the protein MTILITGATGLIGKAIVAQCVKKDIVVHYLTTSKNKLETQPKYKGFYWDPEKGEIDAACFEGVEAIINLAGASISKRWTKSYKEIILQSRISSLNLLKKCISKHGFSIKKLVSASAIGIYPDSLTRYYEESVKEVSTSFLGTVTEQWEAAADTFIELGIEVSKIRIGLVLDDKEGALPKLVQPVRYGLGATFGDGSQWQSWIHVEDLARLFLYVLTNETSGIFNGVAPNPVTNKEMLHIIAKELGKPLIMPNIPKGFMKLVVGDMHLLLYESQLVSSKKVEAIGFSFKYPKLEMALNDLL
- the mnmD gene encoding tRNA (5-methylaminomethyl-2-thiouridine)(34)-methyltransferase MnmD, with translation MKRKIITTGDGSKTIQIEDWDEQYHSKHGAIQEAQHVFIKHGLQYTNERFSSSASGPICILEIGFGTGLNAFLTMIEAEKLNRAINYVGVEAFPVKEEELQLLNYTEQLSKEAYQSKFKALHDTAWESEHEITPNFILQKQQKDFKEISEINHFDLIYFDAFGARVQPELWTEDIFRIMFEALRPNGVLVTYSAKGSVRRAMLAVGFKVDKLPGPPGKREMLRAYKAV
- a CDS encoding DUF4920 domain-containing protein translates to MKTFLSLFTIALLLVSCKNESKELAKQENQKEVAYVSFGAPLEANNALAASALASQYESLKAGDSLATKVIAKVDEVCQAKGCWMKLDLGDEKQVMVKFKDYGFFVPKNIAGQEVIINGMAYVSETSVAELRHYAQDAGESEEEIAKITDPERTYAFLADGVLLKDE
- a CDS encoding branched-chain amino acid aminotransferase, with translation MQNTTDIQDIEITKCENSKINEIDFDNLAFGSVFSDHMLVCDYSNGVWETPKIVPYQNISLAPSAKILHYGQSVFEGMKAYKDTNNETFLFRPLDNCKRLNISAKRLAIPEVPENYFMEGLKTLLKVDDQWIPSAEQGSLYIRPFIFASGEGFHASPANNYKFIIATAPSGPYFSGKVSVLIEQTYSRSANGGVGYAKAGGNYAGQFYPTQLAIEKGYNQVIWTDDSTHEYIEEAGAMNIFIRIKDTLITAPTSDRILDGITRKSIIEIAKAEGFNVEVRPLSVHEVVEAAQKGDLMEMFGSGTAAVISPIASFGYKDNDYDLPQLENSYASILKKRITDIQYNRTEDPFGWRVKI
- a CDS encoding nucleoside triphosphate pyrophosphohydrolase family protein, with translation MKKKIEAVKAFHTAFKIGHRETPKADLGQDKNLLRYKLMREENEEYLEAANNGDLVEVADALGDMLYILCGTIIEHGLQHKIEAVFDEIQRSNMSKLGEDGEPIYREDGKVLKGPNYFKPDIKTILEG
- a CDS encoding sensor histidine kinase, which encodes MNIFYRSQILFFLLLTTISFGQEQNLFQTLDSLKRVENYRAIIQYRHTIDNIPKTKVSKGNYQLALAEAYNNFNQADSAFLYYKKALKSFTLHRKQEKIAKTNYEIYALLDSQKNLKSDKEIYLNNLITYAQEQNSTKWLGTIANQKAIAFHYAHELDSAKYFYNKALIHFKKMDSTQIQIGILSNLGSISSKIYKNQDSAIFYTQSALKLFDQDTSKSKNLNYRFAFYNNLGNYYRRAKNYPKALEYYTKAENMDLSKQAHSNYLTLYQNLDSTYIELNDFKNAHKYFSKSDSIQQVINLKDQNASITEVEARYENEKLRADNLEAEAARKRNRNFLILTIVLLVSGTVVAVLFQKNTRRKQKLAENEKELQTQKLATVLKEQELRAIDAMIEGQEKERLRIANDLHDDLGGLMANVKLHFNSLNGHQNQELFERTNTLIDEAYNKVRSIAHAKNSGVIAKQGLLKAVQQMADKISYANKICIEVIDYGLENRLENSLELTIFRIIQELTTNVIKHAEANEITIHLTNHDDSLNIMVEDNGKGFNPNKITLKSDGMGLGSIDKRVDHLHGSMAIESEPQKGTTIIIDIPL
- a CDS encoding response regulator transcription factor, translated to MIRLAIAEDHQSLIDGIQLLLEFEKDIVVVGTANDGEKLLDIVNSKSPNVVLTDIRMPIMDGIEATKQIKNQFPNTNVLAFSMFDQTEAISQMLEAGASGYILKNSPLTEVLTAIRSIAEGNTYFDANINTNALSSEQTPTKKGILTKRQIEILELVAQGKTSREIAEALFIGVRTVETHRKNMIKILGLQGKGELMRYALEKKYRF